One Paralichthys olivaceus isolate ysfri-2021 chromosome 21, ASM2471397v2, whole genome shotgun sequence genomic window carries:
- the nog3 gene encoding noggin-3, producing MDNCYFFAVFLLVLSMGFRIEEGMCQHYYLLRPIPSDTLPVVELKEDPDPVLDPKEKDLNETELRSAMGSHFDPHFMSVSSPEDKYSGNEDVSDAETRQKLSGAMPKEIRAMEFEVQHGKKQKPSKKLRRRLQLWLWSYAFCPVVYAWNDLGSRFWPRYVKVGSCLSKRSCSVPEGMLCRPSRSTHFTILRWRCLQRRGGLKCAWIPVQYPIISECKCACPT from the coding sequence ATGGATAACTGTtatttctttgctgtgtttctGCTCGTTCTCTCTATGGGCTTCAGGATCGAAGAGGGAATGTGCCAACACTATTATCTCCTCCGCCCCATCCCCAGTGACACTCTGCCCGTGGTGGAGCTGAAGGAGGACCCAGACCCGGTGCTGGACCCGAAGGAGAAGGACCTGAATGAGACGGAGCTCCGGAGCGCAATGGGCAGCCACTTCGACCCGCACTTCATGTCTGTGTCCTCCCCGGAGGACAAGTACTCAGGGAACGAGGATGTGAGCGACGCAGAGACGAGACAGAAACTCTCCGGGGCGATGCCCAAAGAGATCCGGGCCATGGAGTTCGAGGTGCAGCACGGGAAGAAGCAGAAGCCGAGTAAGAAGCTCCGGAGGCGCCTGCAGCTGTGGCTGTGGTCGTACGCGTTCTGTCCGGTGGTTTACGCATGGAACGACCTGGGCAGCAGGTTCTGGCCGCGCTACGTGAAGGTGGGGAGCTGCCTCAGTAAGAGGTCCTGCTCGGTGCCGGAGGGGATGCTCTGCAGACCCTCCAGGTCCACTCACTTCACCATCCTGAGGTGGCGctgtctgcagaggagaggCGGCCTCAAGTGCGCTTGGATCCCGGTTCAGTACCCGATCATCTCAGAGTGCAAGTGCGCGTGTCCGACCTGA
- the LOC109645928 gene encoding chromobox protein homolog 2-like isoform X2, which produces MDPLKLLEMCRRHNSWEPEENILDPRLLAAFHKREQERELLFQKKGKRPRGRPRKILLAPTTAKDSRSSSSSSSVLSSSTSSSSEDEEHTKKAKPGPRVHPVPQKRPQIMLAKPDPPLKKKRGRKPLHPDVRALRQAKSRPPPPSPPPPPSPSPPPTPPPRHHQVLRPSRDEARPGVKKPLQPASFTYTGLSRSSRDVASSASSASNFSQTAAAKPGTLSCIWTNRSLSSSAPSSSHHKATLSPQSKNSVSELKRSMSESGSGSFKVSQLKQSSGSASMSLHSSFSGGQAAAQRSQLSQRRQDAVGGQSTLVQHKQQSSGVSKQSSLATSRERANQALSLRALNLQSVSKPPGAAGFQSNNTGSAAASRSSLRSGSIVIKGGVASMKETRTSASGQRSGLTAGGAAEQGRGKDMLAGGSSGRGSSGGRQEDRKHGLNSQSRSLNELSTGDSDETSSSESEHGASLYPSNSRPSLGNNATESDTETDWRPTRNLLEHVFVTDVTANFLTVTVKESPTSVGFFNPRNH; this is translated from the exons ATGGATCCACTGAAACTATTAGAAATGTGTCGCAG ACACAACAGTTGGGAACCAGAGGAAAACATTCTGGACCCCAGGTTACTGGCAGCGTTTCACAAGAG agaACAAGAGCGGGAGCTGCTGTTCCAGAAGAAAGGGAAGAGGCCGAGAGGTCGACCGCGGAAGATTCTG CTGGCACCAACCACGGCGAAGGACAGCcgctcctcgtcctcctcgtcctccgtCCTCTCGTCGtcgacctcctcctcctcagaagATGAAGAGCACACAAAGAAGGCAAAGCCCGGCCCCCGTGTCCATCCCGTCCCCCAGAAGAGGCCCCAGATCATGCTCGCCAAACCCGACCCCCCCCTCAAGAAGAAGCGTGGGAGGAAGCCGCTCCACCCCGACGTGAGAGCATTACGACAGGCGAAGAgcagacctcctcctccttctcctcctcctcctccctctccctctcccccaccGACTCCTCCTCCACGCCACCACCAGGTCCTCAGACCCTCCAGAGACGAGGCTCGGCCTGGCGTGAAGAAGCCGCTGCAGCCGGCCAGCTTCACTTACACCGGCCTGAGCAGGAGCTCCAGAGATGTGGCCAGCTCCGCCTCCTCCGCCAGCAACTTCTCTCAGACCGCCGCCGCCAAACCCGGAACGCTCAGCTGCATCTGGACCAACCGCTCGCTGTCCTCCTCTGCTCCGTCCTCCTCCCACCACAAAGCCACTCTGTCACCACAAAGTAAGAACTCTGTGTCCGAGCTGAAGCGCTCCATGTCAGAATCCGGCAGCGGCAGCTTCAAAGTGTCTCAGCTGAAACAAAGCAGCGGTTCAGCATCGATGAGTCTTCACAGCAGCTTCAGCGGCGGCCAGGCGGCGGCGCAGCGCTCCCAGCTGAGCCAGAGGAGGCAGGACGCTGTCGGAGGTCAGAGCACATTGgttcaacacaaacagcagagctCCGGTGTCTCCAAACAGTCATCACTGGCCACATCTCGAGAACGAGCCAATCAGGCGCTGAGCCTCCGAGCCCTCAACCTGCAGAGCGTCAGCAAACCACCGGGTGCTGCCGGATTCCAGAGCAACAACACAGGCAGCGCTGCAGCGTCAAGGTCGAGCTTAAGGAGCGGCAGCATCGTGATTAAGGGAGGAGTGGCGAGTATGAAAGAGACTCGAACATCAGCGTCAGGGCAGCGTTCCGGTCTGACCGCAGGTGGCGCTGCAGAGCAGGGCAGGGGGAAGGACATGCTGGCAGGAGGCAGCTCTGGCCGAGGGAGCAGCGGCGGGAGGCAGGAGGACAGGAAACACGGGCTGAACTCTCAGAGCCGGAGCCTGAACGAGCTCAGCACCGGAGACTCCGACGAGACCAGCAGCAGCGAATCAGAGCACGGCGCCTCCCTGTATCCCAGCAACAGCCGGCCCAGCCTCGGCAACAATGCCACCGAATCggacacagaaacagactgGCGGCCGACGCGGAACCTTCTGGAACACGTGTTCGTCACTGACGTCACGGCCAACTTCCTCACGGTGACGGTGAAGGAGTCTCCCACCAGCGTGGGATTCTTCAATCCACGAAACCACTGA
- the LOC109645928 gene encoding chromobox protein homolog 2-like isoform X1 — MEGVTVGQVFDAECILSKRPRKGKFEYLVKWRGWSSKHNSWEPEENILDPRLLAAFHKREQERELLFQKKGKRPRGRPRKILLAPTTAKDSRSSSSSSSVLSSSTSSSSEDEEHTKKAKPGPRVHPVPQKRPQIMLAKPDPPLKKKRGRKPLHPDVRALRQAKSRPPPPSPPPPPSPSPPPTPPPRHHQVLRPSRDEARPGVKKPLQPASFTYTGLSRSSRDVASSASSASNFSQTAAAKPGTLSCIWTNRSLSSSAPSSSHHKATLSPQSKNSVSELKRSMSESGSGSFKVSQLKQSSGSASMSLHSSFSGGQAAAQRSQLSQRRQDAVGGQSTLVQHKQQSSGVSKQSSLATSRERANQALSLRALNLQSVSKPPGAAGFQSNNTGSAAASRSSLRSGSIVIKGGVASMKETRTSASGQRSGLTAGGAAEQGRGKDMLAGGSSGRGSSGGRQEDRKHGLNSQSRSLNELSTGDSDETSSSESEHGASLYPSNSRPSLGNNATESDTETDWRPTRNLLEHVFVTDVTANFLTVTVKESPTSVGFFNPRNH, encoded by the exons ATGGAGGGGGTCACAGTCGGCCAGGTATTTGACGCAGAATGTATCCTCAGCAAACGGCCCAGGAAG GGGAAGTTTGAATATCTGGTGAAGTGGAGGGGGTGGTCGTCCAA ACACAACAGTTGGGAACCAGAGGAAAACATTCTGGACCCCAGGTTACTGGCAGCGTTTCACAAGAG agaACAAGAGCGGGAGCTGCTGTTCCAGAAGAAAGGGAAGAGGCCGAGAGGTCGACCGCGGAAGATTCTG CTGGCACCAACCACGGCGAAGGACAGCcgctcctcgtcctcctcgtcctccgtCCTCTCGTCGtcgacctcctcctcctcagaagATGAAGAGCACACAAAGAAGGCAAAGCCCGGCCCCCGTGTCCATCCCGTCCCCCAGAAGAGGCCCCAGATCATGCTCGCCAAACCCGACCCCCCCCTCAAGAAGAAGCGTGGGAGGAAGCCGCTCCACCCCGACGTGAGAGCATTACGACAGGCGAAGAgcagacctcctcctccttctcctcctcctcctccctctccctctcccccaccGACTCCTCCTCCACGCCACCACCAGGTCCTCAGACCCTCCAGAGACGAGGCTCGGCCTGGCGTGAAGAAGCCGCTGCAGCCGGCCAGCTTCACTTACACCGGCCTGAGCAGGAGCTCCAGAGATGTGGCCAGCTCCGCCTCCTCCGCCAGCAACTTCTCTCAGACCGCCGCCGCCAAACCCGGAACGCTCAGCTGCATCTGGACCAACCGCTCGCTGTCCTCCTCTGCTCCGTCCTCCTCCCACCACAAAGCCACTCTGTCACCACAAAGTAAGAACTCTGTGTCCGAGCTGAAGCGCTCCATGTCAGAATCCGGCAGCGGCAGCTTCAAAGTGTCTCAGCTGAAACAAAGCAGCGGTTCAGCATCGATGAGTCTTCACAGCAGCTTCAGCGGCGGCCAGGCGGCGGCGCAGCGCTCCCAGCTGAGCCAGAGGAGGCAGGACGCTGTCGGAGGTCAGAGCACATTGgttcaacacaaacagcagagctCCGGTGTCTCCAAACAGTCATCACTGGCCACATCTCGAGAACGAGCCAATCAGGCGCTGAGCCTCCGAGCCCTCAACCTGCAGAGCGTCAGCAAACCACCGGGTGCTGCCGGATTCCAGAGCAACAACACAGGCAGCGCTGCAGCGTCAAGGTCGAGCTTAAGGAGCGGCAGCATCGTGATTAAGGGAGGAGTGGCGAGTATGAAAGAGACTCGAACATCAGCGTCAGGGCAGCGTTCCGGTCTGACCGCAGGTGGCGCTGCAGAGCAGGGCAGGGGGAAGGACATGCTGGCAGGAGGCAGCTCTGGCCGAGGGAGCAGCGGCGGGAGGCAGGAGGACAGGAAACACGGGCTGAACTCTCAGAGCCGGAGCCTGAACGAGCTCAGCACCGGAGACTCCGACGAGACCAGCAGCAGCGAATCAGAGCACGGCGCCTCCCTGTATCCCAGCAACAGCCGGCCCAGCCTCGGCAACAATGCCACCGAATCggacacagaaacagactgGCGGCCGACGCGGAACCTTCTGGAACACGTGTTCGTCACTGACGTCACGGCCAACTTCCTCACGGTGACGGTGAAGGAGTCTCCCACCAGCGTGGGATTCTTCAATCCACGAAACCACTGA